The Hydrogenimonas thermophila genomic interval AAAACCAGGCATACTATTTAAAGATATTACAACTCTTCTAAATAATGCAGAAGCCTTTTCTCTTCTTATGAATCATTTAGAAGAGCGTTACAAAGAGTTTAACCTTGACTTTATAGCTGGTATTGAAAGTAGAGGGTTTATTTTTGGCTCAGCCCTTGCAGCAAAACTTGGCATAGGTTTTGTACCTATTCGTAAAAAGAATAAACTTCCTTTTACAACTATTTCAGAAAAGTATGCACTTGAGTATGGAGTCGATGAAGTTGAAATTCACATAGATGCTTTCCGTGAAAAAAAAGGTGCTCGTGTACTTTTAATTGACGACCTTATTGCAACAGGTGGAACTGCAGAAGCAGCAGCAAAACTCATTAAAGCTGCCAATGCAGAGTGTGTTGAAGCCTGCTTTATCATAAACCTTACATTTCTTGATGGTAGAAAAAAACTTGATGAATTAACATCTGTATATTCCATATTAGAGATTGCCTAATGTATATACCTAAACCTCTTAAATTCGATCCGGATGAACTTGGACATTTTGGAATTTTTGGTGGACGCTATGTTCCTGAAACTCTTATGCCTATACTTAAAGAGCTAGAAAGTGCATACGAAGAGATTCGTTTTGACAAAACATTCTGGGAAGAAGCTCACTACTACCTAGAACATTATGTAGGACGGCCAAGCCCTCTATATTATGCTAAAAATATCTCTGAAGAGATTGGTGCAACGGTTTACTTGAAACGTGAGGACTTGAATCATACCGGTGCTCATAAAGTAAACAATACCATCTTGCAAGGTCTTATTGCCAAACGACTTGGAAAGAAAAAAGTTATAGCTGAAACAGGTGCGGGACAGCACGGAGTTGCAACAGCAACAATAGCAGCACTGCTTGGCTTAGAGTGTGAAATATTTATGGGTGCAAAAGATGTTGAGCGTCAAGAGCTTAATGTCTTTAGAATGAAACTTCTTGGTGCAAAGGTTCATGCTGTAGAGAGTGGTTCAAAAACATTAAAAGATGCAATGAATGATGCTATTCGATACTGGGTTACCAATGCTAGAGATACATTTTACATTATAGGTACAGTTGCTGGTCCTCACCCCTACCCTATGATGGTACGTGACTTTCAAGGTATCATTAGTTATGAAGCCAAAGCACAAATTTTAAAAGCTCAAAATCGTATGCCTGACTTTGTTATAGCC includes:
- a CDS encoding adenine phosphoribosyltransferase; amino-acid sequence: MKTLTNDQKKFLLDSIRDIPDFPKPGILFKDITTLLNNAEAFSLLMNHLEERYKEFNLDFIAGIESRGFIFGSALAAKLGIGFVPIRKKNKLPFTTISEKYALEYGVDEVEIHIDAFREKKGARVLLIDDLIATGGTAEAAAKLIKAANAECVEACFIINLTFLDGRKKLDELTSVYSILEIA
- the trpB gene encoding tryptophan synthase subunit beta → MYIPKPLKFDPDELGHFGIFGGRYVPETLMPILKELESAYEEIRFDKTFWEEAHYYLEHYVGRPSPLYYAKNISEEIGATVYLKREDLNHTGAHKVNNTILQGLIAKRLGKKKVIAETGAGQHGVATATIAALLGLECEIFMGAKDVERQELNVFRMKLLGAKVHAVESGSKTLKDAMNDAIRYWVTNARDTFYIIGTVAGPHPYPMMVRDFQGIISYEAKAQILKAQNRMPDFVIACIGGGSNAMGIFAHFLEEPETTCIGIEAGGLGLDTDKHGASLAKGSPGVLHGQMSYLLQDEDGQILEAHSISAGLDYPGIGPEHAYLKDIGAAEYDSITDQEALDAFVWLSQKEGIIPAFESSHAIAYLKKMDPERIKNKLIIVNLSGRGDKDMIQAKDLLHFD